In Oncorhynchus mykiss isolate Arlee chromosome 32, USDA_OmykA_1.1, whole genome shotgun sequence, the DNA window gcaaggcaggtaacccactgttcccctgggcaaggcagttaacccactgttcccctgggcaaggcagttaacccactgttcccctgggcaaggcagttaacccactgttcccctgggcaaggcagttaacccactgttcccctgggcaaggcagttaacccactgttcccctgggcaaggcagttaacccactgttcccctgggcaaggcagttaacccactgttcccctgggcaaggcagttaacccactgttcccctgggcaaggcagttagcccactgttcccctgggcaaggcagttagcccactgttcccctgggcaaggcagttagcccactgttcccctgggcaaggcagttagcccactgttcccctgggcaaggcagttagcccactgttcccctgggcaaggcagttagcccactgttcccctgggcaaggcagttagcccactgttcccctgggcaaggcagttagcccactgttcccctgggcaaggcagttagcccactgttcccctgggcaaggcagttagcccactgttcccctgggcaaggcagttagcccactgttcccctgggcaaggcagttagcccactgttcccctgggcaaggcagttagcccactgttcccctgggcaaggcagttagcccactgttcccctgggcaaggcagttagcccactgttcccctgggcaaggcagttagcccactgttcccctgggcaaggcagttagcccactgttcccctgggcaaggcagttagcccactgttcccctgggcaaggcagttagcccactgttcccctgggcaaggcagttagcccactgttcccctgggcaaggcagttagcccactgttccccgggcgccgaagacgtggatgttgatcaAGGCAgctcccctcacctctctgattcagaggggttgggttaaatgcagaagacacatttcagttgaacaactgacaaggtatcccccctttctgtaACTAATTGCGCATGCATCGATGGGAATGTAGGTGTTATCTTGATATGGTAAAACTGTCACACCATACCCTCAATGATGGTGTAGCTGACGGCTCGCTTCTTGAGGTACTGAACATATGGTTCAATGAGTTCCTGCAGAAACACCACGTCAGGGGTGTAccttaaaggagaggagagaacgacGTTAAAGTATGTTAACAGACAGACCCATCATATCCACAACTAGTGTCCAAGTCAAATGCAAAAGACGTTTCTGTGAATTTTGTCCCATAATTCCCCCGTGACGTTTTGGATCTGCCTGAAGTGTAGGCTAACCCAGAGACATGTCCTTGAGTTTAGAGGAAGGATGTTAGCCTTGCCTTTCACATAGGTTGTGTGTATTCTACATAGACCCAAAAGCCAGAGCCCCTGTTCCCAAAGCCCCGGGCTGGCTGTTCCCTAATCCCCGGGCCGGCTGTTCCCTAAACCCCGGGCCGACTGTTCCCTAAAACCCTGGGCCGGCTGTTCCTAAACCACAGGCCGGCTGTTCCCTAAACCTCAGCTGTTCCCTAAACCTCAGCTGTTCCCTAAACCCTGGGCCGGCTGTTCCCTAAACCCCGGGCCGGCTGTTCCCTAAACCCCGGGCCGGCTGTTCCCTAAACCCCGGGCCGACTGTTCCCTAAAACCCTGGGCCGGCTGTTCCCTAAACCCCCGGGCCGGCTGTTCCCTAAACCCCCGGGCCGGCTGTTCCCTAAACCCCGGGCCGACTGTTCCCTAAAACCCTGGGCCGGCTGTTCCTAAACCACAGGCCGGCTGTTCCCTAAACCTCAGCTGTTCCCTAAACCTCAGCTGTTCCCTAAACCCTGGGCCGGCTGTTCCCTAAACCCCGGGCCGGCTGTTCCCTAAACCCCGGGCCGGCTGTTCCCTAAACCCCGGGCCGACTGTTCCCTAAAACCCCGGGCCGGCTGTTCCCTAAACCCCCGGGCCGGCTGTTCCCTAAACCCCCGGGCCGGCTGTTCCCTAAACCCCCGGGCCGGCTGTTCCCTAAACCCCCGGGCCGGCTGTTCCCTAAACCCCCGGTCCGGCTGTTCCCTAAACCCCCGGGCCGGCTGTTCCCTAAACCCCCGGGCCGGCTGTTCCCTAAACCCCCGGGCCGGCTGTTCCCTAAAACCCCGGGGCCGGCTGTTCCCTAAAACCCCGGGGCCGGCTGTTCCCTAAACCCGCGGGCCGGCTGTTCCCTAAAACCCCGGGCCGGCTGTTCCCTAAACCCCCGGGCCGGCTGTTCCCTAAACCCCGTGCCGGCTGTTCCCTAAAACCCCCGGGCCGGCTGTTCCCTAAAACCCCGGGCCGGCTGTTCCCTAAAACCCCGGGCCGGCTGTTCCCTAAAACCCCCGGGCCGGGTTAAGAGTGAGGATGTTAAGGAAAGTATTTGACATGGTCCCATAATGGCTGACTAAAGACAGCTAACGAACAGCAACTCACAGGGCCAGATAGGAACAGAGGCCTCTAGCACGCTCTCCCAGGTTCACGGTGTCCAGACCATCTACATTCCAAGAGATCAGCGACAGTTTGCCGCCATCCTGCTCCTCAGAGCCCGAGGTTTTAACTTCAGCTTTGGGTTCCACTGACTTGGAGGAGTTGGTTGACTTGGCGCTGCTGCTGCTGGAACAGGCAGGCTCTTCTGTGGTCAGGTCAATGCTGCAGGATTTGCAAGGACAGATTAGGGCAGTGTTTCCCAGTCCCGAGGGCCCAAAGGGGGTGCACATTTCGGTTTTTGCACTAGCACTAACACACTTGattcaactcatcatcaagcctttgattatttgaataaaAAGTGTTGAGGGTAATTGATAAGGCAGTAACTAAAATGTGCACCCCCTTTGggcccccaggaccaggactgggAAACACTGGATTACAGAAAATATCTAGACCAGCACTGTAAATAACttgttaaataatggttaaagaGGCCCACAGTTTATTTTACACTTACCAAAATGACTAAATAAATATTGATATTGTAGACAGGCCAACGCATGAATATATATCACAATACATACCAGTCTATTTTCCCCTGTGGTTTGTCCAATTTCCGTCTTTTAACTTTAGGGGGGCTGATGTCCTTCTTTGGTGAATCTTCCACTGTAAAAACTGCCTCCATGTCAGCCTCGAAAAATGAGTTCAGAGCTCTCTGAAAGGTAACACAACATACATGCAGTATAGAGAAGGTTAATGGTTTTTTCCTCCAGACCTTAAAACTAAAGTGATAGTTAATTACGTGAAGTTAAATGTCCAACGCGTTGGATTCCATGGAAATAAGACGCCCTAACGTTGGGATGAGCAGCTACCGGAAGTGTTGTCGAATCCAATGTGCTGCTATAGCATTAGTTAGCTTAGCATGCTGATGAACAAACAGCAGTATTGAAATTCTCCATTTCTCAGTTGGTGGTCTAATTAAGTGCGTGGTCATCTCCCAACCCCTGGGTTGGTTACATTTTCCCCGAGACATATCTCACGGCGTAGCCTCGATCCGACAACGGATGGAAAAACTTATTTTACTCTATATATTAGAAACTGTTTTTAAGGCAATATAATTTCTGACCAACTTTTATGTTGAATTGGACTCTTCTGTCATTGCAGACAGAAAAAGGGGTCTGTGTTCCAAAGTTGTGTAGTCCTCCAATGTTAACTAATCAAATGGACTGATTGAAGCAGGATAATTAGCTATACCTCCATTTCCCAGTCATTTTCAGCAAGGTAACATTGAGCCACGGCGCTATCGGATCCTGTTACGGACACAAACTCATCACACAGACCAGTCCTCGTTTCTTCTAAAGTCGACACGGACTTGGAGATATTACTCATGGTTTTATCAATTTTACAGCGACACGTAATCTTGTTTTAGAAGCGAAGCAAAATCATTTTTTTCTTCTTATTTGAGGTTTAACAGCAGTTGACTGCCAAtgaatgttgcattaccgccacctacctGACTGGAGTACAACTTCCTTATTACTTTgctttatttttaaataaaacaaataccatctaaccctacactcactaAAAACCCACCACCCCACTCCACTATTTGCACCTATTTagtcctacctcaggccaacagcctgaaaggatgggacaccaccactcaacacactGTGTAACTCTTCTGCCATCAcatacctctctgcagctgccaccacatcCTCAATTGTCTGTGACTTCCGTttcatccctgcagtacag includes these proteins:
- the tdp2b gene encoding tyrosyl-DNA phosphodiesterase 2 isoform X1; amino-acid sequence: MSNISKSVSTLEETRTGLCDEFVSVTGSDSAVAQCYLAENDWEMERALNSFFEADMEAVFTVEDSPKKDISPPKVKRRKLDKPQGKIDCIDLTTEEPACSSSSSAKSTNSSKSVEPKAEVKTSGSEEQDGGKLSLISWNVDGLDTVNLGERARGLCSYLALYTPDVVFLQELIEPYVQYLKKRAVSYTIIEGGKEGYFTGLMLKKSRVKLLNSDIISYPTTQMMRNLLVAQVTFRDQELCVMTSHFESCKGQAEERMKQLSVVLKRMREAPTNVTVLFGGDTNLRDAEVTKVGGLPGGVCDVWEQLGKQEHCRYTWDTKANSNKSVPYVSRCRFDRVYLRPAKEGPGSRMTPDHMALVGLEKLDCGRYTSDHWGIYCSFIL